A genomic segment from Conger conger chromosome 2, fConCon1.1, whole genome shotgun sequence encodes:
- the trmt1 gene encoding tRNA (guanine(26)-N(2))-dimethyltransferase codes for MRFGAARLLRITAVYSVRDPLLRRLPVRLKSMDASDSRVAPGNCGPDLKSQEVKHASPGMDGRLMDVAPSPNEPGEGTPTDAGLLPGETVVKEGKAAILFPSANDVFYNPVQEFNRDLTCAVITEFTREQLALRGVRVVVPGEKERMVVSLSGEGQGTEQPEEETKEEEEEELEEKKGEQEFETAVVGECCERGLRVLEGLAASGLRSVRFALEVPGLRSITANDFSACAAALIARNARHNGVAHLVRASQRDASMVMYEARGRKDRYDVIDLDPYGSPAPFLDAAVQAVSEGGLLCLTCTDMAVMAGNSGETCYSKYGSVSIKAKYCHEMALRIILHSVDQRAGVYQRYIEPLLSVSVDFYIRVFVRVHTGQAKVKNSASKQALVYNCVGCGSFHLQRMGKRISQGKHMRYSPATGPPVSPECEHCGHRHQVGGPIWAEPLHNTQFVQKVLSAVSGNPSRFGTSRRIEGMLSMITEELEDAPLYYTMDNLSSTLHCNTPPLLQFRSALLHAGFRVSLSHACKNALKTDAPPAALWDIMRCWEKSNPVKRERLSETSPAFHILSAEPTLQACFELREDANPQSRRRHLTRFQENPQANWGPKARAKAGGGISSPLTERRKQYQNKRKVTEASQLKSFPCKKFRKGTCTRGTECCYSHDAQLGSVEGEKTE; via the exons ATGCGTTTTGGTGCTGCACGGTTGCTGCGCATAACTGCCGTATACAGTGTGAGGGACCCTCTTCTGAGAAGACTGCCCGTCAGATTGAAGTCCATGGATGCTTCGGATTCCCGGGTCGCCCCCGGCAACTGCGGACCCGACCTCAAAAGCCAAGAGGTGAAGCACGCATCACCAGGGATGGATGGTAGGCTCATGGATGTTGCCCCTTCTCCAAATGAACCCGGTGAGGGAACGCCCACGGACGCAGGACTGTTGCCCGGGGAGACTGTGGTGAAAGAGGGCAAAGCAGCCATCTTGTTTCCGAGTGCCAACGATGTTTTCTACAACCCAGTGCAGGAATTTAACAGAGATCTGAC GTGTGCCGTGATCACGGAGTTCACGCGGGAGCAGCTGGCTCTGCGGGGCGTGCGGGTGGTGGTGCCGGGGGAGAAGGAGCGCATGGTGGTCAGCCTGTCTGGGGAGGGCCAGGGGACCGAGCAGCCGGAGGAGGAGacgaaagaggaggaggaggaggagttggaggagaagaagggagagcaggagtttgAGACGGCTGTCGTTGGGGAGTGCTGTGAG CGGGGGCTGCGTGTGTTGGAGGGCCTGGCTGCGTCTGGTCTGCGCTCCGTGCGCTTCGCGCTGGAGGTCCCCGGCCTGCGCAGCATCACCGCCAACGACTTCTCCGCCTGCGCGGCGGCCCTCATCGCCCGCAACGCCCGGCACAACGGCGTGGCCCACCTGGTGAGGGCCAGCCAGCGCGACGCCAG CATGGTGATGTACGAGGCTCGCGGGCGGAAGGACCGCTATGACGTCATCGACCTCGATCCCTACGgcagccccgcccccttcctGGACGCTGCTGTGCAGGCCGTCAGTGAGGGAG GGCTGCTGTGCCTGACCTGCACAGACATGGCGGTCATGGCGGGGAACAGCGGGGAGACCTGCTACAGTAAATACGGCTCCGTGTCCATTAAGGCCAAGTACTGCCACGAGATG GCTCTGCGGATCATCCTGCACAGCGTGGACCAGAGGGCGGGGGTGTACCAGCGTTACATCGAGCCCCTCCTCAGCGTCAGCGTAGACTTCTACATCCGCGTCTTCGTCCGAGTGCACACCGGCCAGGCCAAGGTCAAGAACTCTGCCAG TAAGCAGGCCCTGGTCTACAACTGCGTGGGCTGTGGCTCCTTCCACCTGCAGAGAATGGGCAAGCGCATCAGCCAGGGAAAACA CATGAGGTACTCTCCGGCCACTGGACCCCCCGTCAGTCCTGAGTGTGAACACTGTGGCCACAGACATCAG GTCGGGGGTCCCATTTGGGCAGAGCCCCTCCACAACACCCAGTTTGTGCAGAAGGTGCTGTCGGCGGTGTCGGGGAACCCCTCTCGGTTCGGGACGTCCCGGCGCATTGAGGGAATGCTCAGTATGATCACGGAG gagCTGGAGGATGCGCCTCTCTACTACACTATGGACAACCTCAGCAGCACCCTGCACTGCaacaccccccctctcctgcaGTTCAG ATCCGCTCTCCTCCACGCCGGGTTCAGAGTGTCGCTCTCACACGCCTGCAAGAACGCCCTGAAGACCGACGCCCCCCCCGCTGCACTCTGGGACATCATGCGCTGCTGG GAGAAGAGTAACCCAGTGAAGAGGGAGAGGCTGTCAGAGACCAGCCCGGCCTTCCACATCCTGTCTGCCGAGCCCAC GCTGCAGGCGTGTTTCGAGCTGCGGGAGGACGCCAACCCCCAGTCCCGCCGCCGCCACCTCACGCGCTTCCAGGAGAACCCGCAGGCCAACTGGGGCCCCAAGGCCCGCGCCAAGGCCGG tgGGGGCATCTCCTCACCGCTGACGGAGAGGAGGAAGCAGTACCAGAATAAGAGGAAGGTCACCGAGGCCTCCCAACTCAAGAGCTTTCCCTGCAAGAAGTTCAGAAAG GGCACGTGTACGCGAGGTACAGAGTGCTGCTATTCTCACGATGCTCAGCTGGGGTCAGTGGAAGGGGAGAAGACGGAGTGA